The genomic stretch GAGCTGCGGTGACGGCATCGGGAACCACCAGGGCCAGGTCTCGCTCGGAGGCCGGCACGGTGGCGAAGGGCGTGAACGACGGCTGCCAGCGGTTGCGCCGGGTGGCCGCGCTCAGCAGCGGCGCCAGGGTGAGCTGGAACACATGGGTGGCCTCAGGCAGATCAAGGTCGTCGGCCCGCTGCGGATGCAGCTGGCCGAACCAGCCGGTCACCCGGCCCTCCACCAGCAGCTCCGCGGCCCGGCCCGGATGGAGCAGGGGATGACCACTGCTGGCCCTGTCCTCGCAGGGAATTCTCAGGGCGGCCAGGGCCCGCTGCAGGACACCGCGCGCTTCGAAGTAGTCGAGGCTGCGCGCCTTGCCGGCGCTGCTCCAGAGTTCCGAGCGCCGCTCGCCGCAGATCACTCCGGCCAGCTCGGTCCGCTCGAGCAGGTTCTCTGCCTCGCTCTGGAAGACACGACCGATCTCGAAGGCCCAGAAGCCCGGCATCGAGGCCTGCAGGTTGCGCCGGGCCGCCAGCAGCAATTCATCGAGCAGGCTGTCGCGCAGGTGGCCGTAGTCGGTGAGCAGGGGGTTGGTGAGCCCCAGCCGCGGAGCGTGCTCGATCAGGCCCTGGGCCGGCACCAGGGAGAAGGCACAGGTTTCCTGCAGGCCCGCGTGGCAGAGGGCCTGCCTCAGCCAGCGCTCCGCCTGCTGGCTGGAGTCGAGCCCCCCCGGTTCGATCGGATCGGGCAGATGGCTCGCGAAGTGGTCATAGCCCACCAGGCGGGCCACCTCCTCGATCAGATCCACCTCCCTGGTGAGGTCCATCGAGCGGGAGGGGGGCACGGTCACCAGCCAGCCCTCGCCGTCGGTTTGCAGACCGCAGCCCAGGGCCGTGAGGGTCTGCTCGATGCGGCCGTCATCGAGGTCCTCGGCCTGGCCGTCCACCAGCACCGGACCGAGCAGGTTGTGCAGGGCATCCCGGCGCAGGCGCAGGGGAGCGGTCGGCTGCTGGGGGCGCTGGTGCAGCCAGCGGCCCTGCACCCGGGCGCCGGTGAGCTCCTGGAGCAGCTGAACGGCCCGGTCGGCGGCCGTCAGGGTGACTTCCCGGGGCAGGCCCTTCTCGAAGCGGGCACTGGCCTCGGTGCGCAGGCCGACGCTGCGGGCACTGCGCCGCACGGCCTCGGGGCTGAACATCGCCGCCTCCAGCCACAGGGCCTCGGTGTCGGCCTGCACCGCCGATCCGGCGCCGCCGATCACGCCGGCCAGGGCGATCGGCTGACCGACGTAGGTCACCACCAGGGCTTCGGGGCCGAGTTCATGGCTGGTGCCGTCGAGGGCAGCAAAGGGTTCGCCTGCCTCGGCGGGGCGCAGTCCGAGGGCCGCCGGGTCGGCCGGCCGACCCCCTGGAACCGTCAGGCGGTCCTGATCGAAGGCATGC from Synechococcus sp. CBW1107 encodes the following:
- the pheT gene encoding phenylalanine--tRNA ligase subunit beta, yielding MRVSLQWLRELVSCDGPVEELAERLSIAGFEVEAIDDLASQAEGVVVGYVEDRHPHPDADRLSVCQLRVTPTGPAGTLLQVVCGASNVRAGIHVPVALVGAHLSAVDLTIKASELRGVASTGMICSLRELGLADSSEGIAVLDELLEEVPALGTPVAAALGLDDQVLELAITANRPDGLSMLGIAREVAALTGGDLSLPPAAPVIPSDPLPVDPASAAAIEAGGLYSLTALSGVRVEPSPAWLQRRLERAGLRPINNVVDITNLVMLETGQPLHAFDQDRLTVPGGRPADPAALGLRPAEAGEPFAALDGTSHELGPEALVVTYVGQPIALAGVIGGAGSAVQADTEALWLEAAMFSPEAVRRSARSVGLRTEASARFEKGLPREVTLTAADRAVQLLQELTGARVQGRWLHQRPQQPTAPLRLRRDALHNLLGPVLVDGQAEDLDDGRIEQTLTALGCGLQTDGEGWLVTVPPSRSMDLTREVDLIEEVARLVGYDHFASHLPDPIEPGGLDSSQQAERWLRQALCHAGLQETCAFSLVPAQGLIEHAPRLGLTNPLLTDYGHLRDSLLDELLLAARRNLQASMPGFWAFEIGRVFQSEAENLLERTELAGVICGERRSELWSSAGKARSLDYFEARGVLQRALAALRIPCEDRASSGHPLLHPGRAAELLVEGRVTGWFGQLHPQRADDLDLPEATHVFQLTLAPLLSAATRRNRWQPSFTPFATVPASERDLALVVPDAVTAAQLLNAIRKAGKPLLESAELIDRYQGSQVEAGNASQAFRLRYRDPRRTLTEAEVEQAHTTILGALQKQFGAARRS